In Candidatus Roseilinea sp., one DNA window encodes the following:
- a CDS encoding glutaminyl-peptide cyclotransferase, translating to MGMRKGSVAGVWLVVAALAACTAPPSGPRSPAIPEPTAIPTAAVALTEQPLASPLLTPGPPAVITYTYTVVNAYPHDPGAFTQGLVYAGGVLYESTGLYGRSSLRRVALETGEVLQQRDLPAEYFGEGLALFDGQLIQLTWQNNTGFVYDAESFELQQTWAYPTEGWGLTHDGAHLIMSDGSATLRFLDPTTFKVQREVQVTDGGQLVVRLNELEYVNGEVFANIWQTDWVARIDPQTGRVLGWIDLSGLLTPEERQGVDVLNGIAYDAQNDRLFVTGKLWPKLFEITLAPKP from the coding sequence ATGGGCATGCGTAAGGGCAGCGTGGCCGGTGTATGGCTGGTGGTCGCGGCGCTGGCAGCCTGTACCGCGCCGCCGTCCGGCCCGCGATCTCCGGCCATCCCGGAGCCGACGGCGATCCCAACCGCTGCAGTTGCACTTACCGAACAGCCGCTTGCCTCGCCGCTGCTGACGCCTGGGCCGCCCGCCGTCATCACCTACACCTACACCGTCGTCAACGCCTACCCGCACGACCCGGGCGCGTTCACGCAGGGCTTGGTCTATGCGGGTGGCGTGCTGTATGAGAGCACCGGGCTGTACGGTCGCTCCAGCCTGCGGCGCGTCGCACTCGAGACGGGGGAGGTGTTGCAGCAGCGCGATCTGCCCGCGGAGTATTTCGGCGAGGGGCTGGCGTTGTTCGACGGCCAGCTGATCCAACTGACCTGGCAGAACAACACCGGTTTCGTGTACGACGCCGAATCGTTCGAGCTGCAGCAGACCTGGGCGTATCCTACCGAAGGCTGGGGGCTGACGCACGACGGCGCGCATCTCATCATGAGCGACGGCAGCGCCACGTTGCGCTTCCTCGATCCGACGACCTTCAAAGTGCAGCGCGAGGTGCAAGTGACCGACGGCGGCCAACTGGTCGTCCGGCTGAACGAGCTGGAGTATGTCAACGGCGAAGTGTTCGCCAACATCTGGCAGACGGACTGGGTGGCACGGATTGACCCACAGACCGGCCGCGTGTTGGGTTGGATTGACCTGAGCGGCCTGCTAACGCCCGAGGAGCGGCAGGGTGTGGACGTCCTCAACGGCATCGCCTACGACGCGCAAAACGATCGCCTGTTCGTCACCGGCAAACTCTGGCCCAAACTGTTCGAGATCACGCTTGCGCCGAAGCCGTGA
- a CDS encoding tRNA (adenosine(37)-N6)-threonylcarbamoyltransferase complex ATPase subunit type 1 TsaE, producing the protein MAILEPLSIECTSHSEAQTQRLGARLGALLPRHAVIALHGPLGAGKTSFARGVGAGWGAEQPLRSPTFTLVQEHHRRRDDATLYHVDLYRVESERDLASLGLEEILEDENGVCLIEWPERAPGLIPPEAIHVKLALVSDTRRQLTFSTQDAQTWQVLLAFRKSAFGV; encoded by the coding sequence ATGGCCATCCTCGAACCGCTCTCCATCGAATGCACCAGCCACAGCGAAGCGCAAACGCAACGGCTGGGCGCGCGGCTGGGCGCCTTGCTGCCGCGCCATGCTGTGATCGCCTTGCATGGGCCGCTGGGCGCGGGCAAGACCAGCTTTGCACGTGGGGTGGGCGCCGGCTGGGGCGCGGAGCAGCCGCTGCGCAGCCCGACGTTCACCCTGGTGCAGGAACATCACCGCCGGCGCGACGATGCGACGCTGTATCACGTGGACCTATATCGCGTCGAAAGCGAGCGCGACCTGGCCAGCCTGGGCCTGGAAGAAATCCTGGAGGACGAGAACGGCGTGTGCTTGATCGAATGGCCGGAGCGCGCGCCGGGGCTGATCCCGCCGGAGGCGATCCACGTCAAGCTGGCCTTGGTGAGCGACACGCGCCGCCAACTGACCTTCTCGACGCAGGACGCGCAAACCTGGCAGGTATTGCTTGCCTTCCGGAAGAGTGCATTCGGGGTGTGA
- a CDS encoding ribosomal-protein-alanine acetyltransferase — translation MSSQVVLNPLQAPSTSERIASIFVTPMSLDDIPAVMAIERASFPRPWPERAYRYELTENPEAYFVVARAYEIEAAPTAPRSHWQRLAQRLGLQSRAPAQRALYTIVGFAGMWMHVDEAHIATIATHPGWRRRGVGERILVNLLREAQRRRAEIVTLEVRVSNIAAQQLYRKYGFEEVGRRKAYYQDNREDALLMTIVHFNTPEYRAQLDALERRLHPSG, via the coding sequence ATGAGCAGTCAGGTCGTCCTCAACCCCCTTCAGGCGCCAAGCACGTCTGAGCGGATCGCCTCCATCTTTGTCACGCCGATGTCGCTGGACGATATTCCGGCCGTCATGGCGATCGAACGCGCGTCCTTCCCTCGACCCTGGCCGGAGCGCGCCTATCGCTACGAGCTGACCGAGAACCCCGAGGCCTACTTCGTCGTCGCACGGGCCTATGAGATCGAGGCGGCGCCAACGGCGCCGCGCTCGCACTGGCAACGGCTGGCGCAGCGCCTGGGCTTGCAGAGCCGCGCCCCGGCGCAACGCGCGCTCTACACGATCGTGGGGTTCGCCGGCATGTGGATGCATGTGGACGAGGCGCACATCGCCACCATCGCCACGCATCCCGGCTGGCGCCGGCGCGGCGTGGGCGAACGCATCCTCGTCAACCTGCTGCGCGAAGCACAGCGTCGCCGCGCCGAGATCGTCACGCTGGAGGTGCGGGTGAGTAACATCGCGGCGCAGCAGTTGTATCGTAAGTATGGCTTCGAGGAGGTGGGCCGGCGCAAAGCGTACTACCAGGATAACCGCGAGGATGCGCTGCTGATGACCATCGTCCACTTCAACACCCCCGAATACCGCGCGCAGTTGGATGCGCTCGAGCGCCGGCTGCATCCTAGCGGGTGA
- a CDS encoding tRNA (adenosine(37)-N6)-threonylcarbamoyltransferase complex dimerization subunit type 1 TsaB, translating into MPAVLLALDTCTARASIALRDSTTLRAEITWEAQRHETATVAARVRDLMRTCRIAPENIGCVAVAIGPGSFTGVRCGLAIGKGIAVARELPMIGVTAFDVIAHAQPPQPAPMLALLEVGRNRVAACPYEWRGGAPSVNGEWRIHSWAELAERAEPPLYVCGDVAPAWIAALRAKVTVAPAALNLRRAGFLAELGMARWERGEVDDAMTLTAIYPPEA; encoded by the coding sequence ATGCCCGCTGTCCTGCTCGCCCTCGACACCTGCACTGCGCGCGCCAGCATTGCCCTGCGTGACTCGACGACGCTGCGCGCCGAGATAACCTGGGAGGCGCAACGGCATGAGACGGCGACCGTCGCCGCGCGCGTTCGCGACCTGATGCGGACGTGCCGTATTGCGCCGGAGAATATCGGATGCGTCGCCGTAGCAATCGGCCCAGGGTCGTTTACCGGCGTGCGCTGCGGCCTGGCCATCGGCAAAGGCATCGCCGTAGCGCGTGAGTTGCCGATGATCGGTGTGACGGCCTTCGACGTGATTGCCCATGCGCAGCCGCCTCAGCCCGCGCCGATGCTGGCCCTGCTCGAGGTGGGGCGCAACCGAGTGGCGGCTTGTCCCTACGAATGGCGCGGCGGTGCGCCGTCGGTCAACGGCGAGTGGCGAATCCACAGTTGGGCGGAGCTGGCGGAACGCGCCGAGCCGCCGCTCTATGTGTGCGGTGACGTCGCGCCGGCTTGGATTGCTGCGCTGCGGGCGAAAGTCACGGTCGCGCCGGCTGCACTCAACCTGCGGCGGGCGGGATTTCTGGCAGAATTGGGGATGGCTCGTTGGGAACGTGGCGAAGTGGACGACGCGATGACGTTGACCGCCATTTATCCCCCCGAGGCATGA